One Misgurnus anguillicaudatus chromosome 22, ASM2758022v2, whole genome shotgun sequence DNA segment encodes these proteins:
- the sat2b gene encoding diamine acetyltransferase 2b, with translation MKFIVRAGKPEDCRDIERMIMELAVYENMPDQVKISHKELERDGFGSNPYYQCLIAEVPEEQKSKDGHTKVGYALFFYTYSTWKGRVVFIEDLYVMPDYRGKGIGKALMATVAKVGKEKQCMRLQLSVLDWNRPSLEFYLAKGAEDLTAKEGWHFIRFSGEALDSLAQEAP, from the exons ATGAAGTTCATTGTTCGTGCAGGCAAACCTGAAGATTGCAGAGATATAGAACGCATGATAATG gaactggccgtttatgaaaatatgcCAGACCAAGTGAAGATATCCCATAAAG AGTTGGAGAGGGACGGATTTGGCTCAAACCCTTATTACCAATGTCTTATAGCTGAGGTGCCTGAGGAGCAAAAGTCTAAAGATG GACATACCAAAGTTGGATATGCTCTCTTCTTCTATACGTATAGCACCTGGAAAGGGAGGGTTGTGTTTATAGAAGATTTATATGTCATGCCAGACTACAGAG GTAAAGGCATTGGGAAGGCTTTAATGGCAACTGTTGCCAAA GTGGGCAAAGAGAAGCAGTGCATGCGTTTACAGCTCTCAGTTCTGGATTGGAACAGACCCTCTTTGGAGTTTTATTTGGCTAAAGGTGCAGAGGACCTTACAGCTAAAGAAGGCTGGCATTTTATCCGCTTCAGTGGAGAGGCTCTAGACAGTCTAGCTCAGGAGGCACCTTAG